The nucleotide window CATGCAGAACGCCCTCGACTGGATGACCAACGAGGACGACCTCATCGCCGTGCGCATGAAGACGGTCAACGACCCGCCCATCGAGCGCGGCGAGGAGAGCGCGAAGGCGATCGCGAAGTGGGGAAACATCGTGGGCGTGCCGCTCCTGTTCATCCTGTTCGGGGTCGTCCGCTGGAGGATCCGTGTGCGCAGGCGCCCCACGAAGGAGGCGAAGCCGAATGCGTAAGATCATCATCGCCGTCGTCGTCTTGGCCGCCCTCGGCGCGGCCGCGTTCCTCGCCCTGCGCGAGGAGCCCGACGCCGCGAGGCAGTCGGCGAAGAGCGCCCTCGTGCCGCTGCCCGCGGAGCGCCTGAGCCGGATCGAGATCAAGCGCCACGAGCCGTCACAGGATCCCATGGACGACGAGTTCATCACGCTCGAGCGCGAGGGCGACGTCTGGAGCATGACGAAGCCCGTCGCGTACCCGGTGAACGCGACCTCCGTGGCGAAGATGGTCGAGGCGCTCGGCGCGCTGAAGACGATCGACGTGATCAGCGACAACAAGGCGAAGCACGCGGTGCTCGAGGTCGACGACGCGCTCGGCATCGAGGTGAAGGCGTTCGACGGGGAGAAGCAGCTCGCGGGCTTCATCGTCGGTGTCTCGCGCGGCGACATGACGATGGTGCGGCTGCCGGGTAAGGACGAGGTCTACCGCGTGAAGGGCGCGATCCGCACGACGTTCAACAAGTCGGTCAAGAACCTGCGCGACCACACCGTGACGAAGCTCGACCGCGGGTCGGTGGTGCGCGTCCGGATCACGGGGCCGGAGGGCGTCTTCGAGATGGCGAAGAAGGGCGACGGAAAGGACGCGAAGTTCGAGCCGGTCGGCGATCCGATCCAGAACTTCGACACGCGCAAGGCGGACGGGCTCGCGAACGCGCTCACCGGGCTCTCGGCGCGCGACTTCGTCGACGCGCCCGTGACCGACGACGTCTCGGGGCTCGGCGAGGGCGCCATGCGGGTCGTGTTCGAGGCCGCGAAGGACGGCGTGAAGGGGACGTTCACGGTGCTGATCGGCAAGACGCTCGAGAAGGAGCGCGAAACCTACGTCAAGACCTCGCTCTCGGACCAGGTGTTCCTCGTCGCGTCGCACATCGTGTCGCGGTTCAAGACGAAGGCCGCGGACTTCGCGCGGACCGACGAGCAGGTCGCCGACGAGGAGAAGCGGCGCAAGGAGGCGGAGGATCACACCCGGATGCACGAGGATCACGCCCAGGCGGGCGCCGCCCGGGAGGCCGCCGGCCAGTCGATCCCCCCCGAGATCCTCGAGCAGCTCAAGGCGAAGATGGCGAACCAGCCGCAGGGCGGGCAGCCGGCACCGCCGCCGCCGCACGACGCGCACTGAGCGCCGCGGGCGCGGGCGACGCGAGCATGCACGACCCCCCCGACACTTCGCGCGCGCCGCGCGTGATCGCCGTGGCAGGCAACATGGGCGCGGGCAAGTCGAGCCTCGTCGAGTGGCTCGAGCTCGAGTTCGGGATGGCGCCGTTCTTCGAGCCGCACGACGAGAACCCCTACCTCGCCGACTTCTACGCGGACATGCGGCGCTGGGCGATGAGCTCGCAGCTGTTCTTCCTCGTGCGCCGCTTCCAGATTCACCGTGACGTGCTCGCCCGGGCGGCGCTCGATCCGCGCCCGATCGTGCAGGATCGCACCATCTACGAGGACGCGGAGATCTTCGCCGCGCACCTCCGCGACCAGGGCTGCATCGACGATCGCGACTGGGCGACGTACCAGGAGCTCTACCGGGCGCTGCGCGACGAGATCCGGCCGCCGGACCTCATGATCTACCTGCGCTGCCCCATGAAGACGCTCGTCCGACGCATCCGCCAGCGCGGGCGCGAGTACGAGCGGAAGATCCCCCGCGCCTACCTCGCGTCGCTCGACCGCCTCTACGAGGAGTGGTTCGCGCGGTACGATCTCTCGCCGACGCTCGTCATCGAGACGGATCGGCTCGACTACGTGGAGCGGCTGTTCGATAGGCTCGAGGTCGCGCGCGCCATCCGCGAGCACCTCGGAGTGTGAAACCCATCCCCCGCCCCCTTCCCGATGCGGGAAGGGGAGCAGCTGTTTTGATCAGAACAGATGCTTCCCCCTTCCGCTTCGGAAGGGGGATCGAGGGGGTAGGTCACGTCGTCGGCATGCTCCGCTTGAGCCGGTGCCGTTCGAGCACCGCGAGCATCGCCTTCTGCGCCGCGGCCGCCTCGACGATCGCGACCTTCGGCGGGCGCTCCAGCGCCCCGTACACCGCGAGGAAGAGCGAGATCGCCTCGACCGGATCGACGAGCTGCTCCGGGCGGCCGGGCAGGGCGACGACGAGCTCCGCCTCGCCGAGCGCGCGCGCCGCGTCGAACATCCGCCGCAGCGCCCCCTCTGTCCGCGCGGCGTCGAGCGCGTCCCGCGGGCCGAGCCCGAGCACGACGAGGTGCGACGGCGCCAGCCGGTCGTCGAGCGGCACGAGCAGCTTCTCCCCGGCCTTCCCGGTGAGGAAGCCTCGGATCACGAGCCGCGACAGGTGACCGTGCAGGCGCCAGTCGACGGCGCCGGTGATGCCGGCGAGCGGGTGGCGCTCCTCGAACGTGAAGAGGACCAAGCGCGCGCCCGCGTGGTCGGCGAGCTTCGAGAGGCGGGGCGTGACGAACGCGACGTTCAAGTGAGCCTGCTCAGGTCGCGCGCGATCCTGTCGAGGACGCCGTTCACGAACGCGGGCGAGTCCTCGGTGCCGAACCGCTTCGCGAGCTCCACCGCCTCGTTGATCGCCACGCGCGGCGGCGTGTCGGGGCGGAAGCGGAGCTCGAACACGCCGAGCCGCAGGATGTTCCTGTCGACGAGGCTCATGCGCACGAGGCGCCAATTGTCGCTCGCCGACACGATCATCTCGTCGAGCTCGCCGACACGGGCGGCCACGTCGAGGAACGTCTCGCGCGCGAAGTCGTCCGGGAACGGGCCCTCTCCGAAGCTCGAGCGGTAGGACTCCACGACGCGCTGCGGCTCCTGCCCGGAAGCCTCGAGCTGGTACAGCATCTGGAGCACGACCTCGCGTGCGCGGCGGCGCGTGGACATCGAGCGGCTCAGATCTTGCGGAACAGGTCGGCCATCTCGATCGCGGAAACCGCCGCTTCGTAGCCCTTGTTGCCCGCCTTCGTGCCGGCGCGTTCGATCGCCTGCTCGAGCGTGTCGGTCGTGAGGACGCCGTACGCGACCGGCTTGCCGGACTCGAGCGCCACCTGCGCGAGCCCCTTGGTCACCTCCGCGGCGATGAAGTCGAAGTGCGGCGTGTCGCCGCGGATCACCGCGCCGAGCGCGATGACGGCGTCGACGTTCTTGCGCGCCGCGAGCTTGCGGGCGACCGCGGGCAGCTCGAACGAGCCCGGGACCCTGACCATCACGCACTTGTCGAGATCGCACCCGTGGCGCGCGAGCGCGTCGAGGCAACCCTCGACGAGCCTGTCCACGATGAAGCTGTTGAAGCGCGAGATCGCGATGGCGA belongs to Pseudomonadota bacterium and includes:
- a CDS encoding DUF4340 domain-containing protein, which codes for MRKIIIAVVVLAALGAAAFLALREEPDAARQSAKSALVPLPAERLSRIEIKRHEPSQDPMDDEFITLEREGDVWSMTKPVAYPVNATSVAKMVEALGALKTIDVISDNKAKHAVLEVDDALGIEVKAFDGEKQLAGFIVGVSRGDMTMVRLPGKDEVYRVKGAIRTTFNKSVKNLRDHTVTKLDRGSVVRVRITGPEGVFEMAKKGDGKDAKFEPVGDPIQNFDTRKADGLANALTGLSARDFVDAPVTDDVSGLGEGAMRVVFEAAKDGVKGTFTVLIGKTLEKERETYVKTSLSDQVFLVASHIVSRFKTKAADFARTDEQVADEEKRRKEAEDHTRMHEDHAQAGAAREAAGQSIPPEILEQLKAKMANQPQGGQPAPPPPHDAH
- a CDS encoding deoxynucleoside kinase; the protein is MHDPPDTSRAPRVIAVAGNMGAGKSSLVEWLELEFGMAPFFEPHDENPYLADFYADMRRWAMSSQLFFLVRRFQIHRDVLARAALDPRPIVQDRTIYEDAEIFAAHLRDQGCIDDRDWATYQELYRALRDEIRPPDLMIYLRCPMKTLVRRIRQRGREYERKIPRAYLASLDRLYEEWFARYDLSPTLVIETDRLDYVERLFDRLEVARAIREHLGV
- the nusB gene encoding transcription antitermination factor NusB, producing the protein MSTRRRAREVVLQMLYQLEASGQEPQRVVESYRSSFGEGPFPDDFARETFLDVAARVGELDEMIVSASDNWRLVRMSLVDRNILRLGVFELRFRPDTPPRVAINEAVELAKRFGTEDSPAFVNGVLDRIARDLSRLT
- the ribE gene encoding 6,7-dimethyl-8-ribityllumazine synthase, whose protein sequence is METKRSGGPAAIEGVLNASGLRFAIAISRFNSFIVDRLVEGCLDALARHGCDLDKCVMVRVPGSFELPAVARKLAARKNVDAVIALGAVIRGDTPHFDFIAAEVTKGLAQVALESGKPVAYGVLTTDTLEQAIERAGTKAGNKGYEAAVSAIEMADLFRKI